The Deltaproteobacteria bacterium genomic sequence TGCATTGGATCGAAGCAGACTCCGGATTTGAAGTGTATTTTTTCCCCATTCCGGACGAGGAAGCCCCGGATCTACAGGAGTTGGAGAAGGCCTTGGACTGGCTGGACGAATGCCTTTATCTGGGCAAGAAGGTGCTGGTTCACTGCCGTCACGGAATCGGGCGAACCGGCACGGTGGTGAACGCCTATCTGCTCCGGAAAGGGTTGGGCCATAAGTTGGCGGGTAAGAAGCTGAAGGGGCTTAAATCCCAGCCGGCCAACTTCTATCAATGGTGGTTCATCCGGAAGTACGGCAAAAAGGAAAAGTGCTTGACCATCCGGGAGCCCTCTCTGGAGAGCAAGCATCTGGTGGATTTATTCCCGTTCTTTGCCGATTATGAAGGACTGGCCGAAGAGGTCAACAACTGTCTACAAAGGGCTGGCATAAAGGCCCGGTGTGGCCAAAGCCACTCCGATTGCTGTCTAGAGCCGGTCGTCACCACCTTGATTGAGGCCGTCTATATCAGTCACATCCTTAATACCGCTTTGGGACGGGTTGAACGTCAGGCGGCCATCCAACGCGCCGTGGAAGTGATTCAGGCGATACGAAAGCTGCAACGGACCCAGGGGATTGATCCTTTGAGCGCCGACTTTATCGAGACCTACCGGCAAGCCCACATCTTATGCCCCCTTAATGAGTGGGGGGAGTGCCTGATTTTTGACAACCGGCCATTGGCATGCCGCATGTTCGATATGCCCCCTGCTGATCGTCAGGAACTCTTAAAGAATTTATCTCGGGAATTAGCCCGCTTATCCGATAACCTGTTTTTTGCCTTCACCTCCCGCTTTCCGGGGAAAATTGCTTTACGGTTTTTTTTAAGCGAGGTGGTCTCGGGGAAGTTTGTACAGAGTTTTTTCCATCATCTGATGTCAATCCAATAATTACTGACTAACCTGCCATGTTCTCATATACCCAAGAAAACCGCAAACTGTTGTAATGGGGATGGGATTATCAAACCCGATTGTTGATGCACCCTTGGGGCCGGAAATCAGGATAAGCTCTCCCCGGTTGTCTGGCCCCGGAGGCAGGATTTATTGAAAGACAAACCTTAAACCCCCATATGGCGCTCAACCGGGGAGAAGGAAAACCCCGGGCCTCTTGATAATAGAGGACGAAATAGCCCCCGTTGATCACCCGGTGAGAAGCATAAGTCGCCCAGTCATAATAGTTCAAGTCCCGTCGCTCACCCCGCTGAAATCAGCTTTTACTACCCCGCTAATATACTGTGGCCGTCAGACCGACTGCCGAACCGGCGAGGTCCCCTCTTTCGCCTTGAAAAGCACATGATATCAAGGCAGGAAAGTTTTTTACCTGCCCGGAACCTCACCGGTTACTGGACCGTCAAGTAAGGTGGGGTTAACAGGTGGATAAATATTAGTATCGTGTGGTTGCTGGCCTGATTTTTGCCTGCGCATCTGTTGCAGGAACATCTCCTGCCGGTACAGCCGCTGTTGAAGCAGCCTCTGTTGGGCGTCGCTCATCCCGGGTGCCTGGTGCCTGATCCGGTTTAGCTTTAGCTTCACCAGGGCAGCGACATGCGGCTCCACAGCAAAACCGGCGCTAGGCACCAGCAGAGACATCAAGTAAAGGAAGGCCATGGCCCCAAATGTCATCCTCATCCCGCCAACCTCCTTCAACCTCTTTAATAAGGCGTTTAGTTCCCGCTTGACCTTAAGGTTAACCCACGGTGTTAAGGCTGAGGGAAAGCCAGCTACCTCTTCTTGAGCGTAAAGATACTGTACTCATAATTACTGT encodes the following:
- a CDS encoding dual specificity protein phosphatase family protein, with amino-acid sequence MDKERYRLNWITDRLAVGQAPMSYEDLESLRRQGIQAILNLCAEFCDLHWIEADSGFEVYFFPIPDEEAPDLQELEKALDWLDECLYLGKKVLVHCRHGIGRTGTVVNAYLLRKGLGHKLAGKKLKGLKSQPANFYQWWFIRKYGKKEKCLTIREPSLESKHLVDLFPFFADYEGLAEEVNNCLQRAGIKARCGQSHSDCCLEPVVTTLIEAVYISHILNTALGRVERQAAIQRAVEVIQAIRKLQRTQGIDPLSADFIETYRQAHILCPLNEWGECLIFDNRPLACRMFDMPPADRQELLKNLSRELARLSDNLFFAFTSRFPGKIALRFFLSEVVSGKFVQSFFHHLMSIQ